The following proteins are encoded in a genomic region of Nymphalis io chromosome 8, ilAglIoxx1.1, whole genome shotgun sequence:
- the LOC126770249 gene encoding uncharacterized protein LOC126770249, translating into MTSMPSDSESNVSGFIRYSDKDFKHLYTSMIENMEIINQDLLQIEKNMKSIVQQSGPLESQLSVLLQSLPKQNLNLPMETE; encoded by the exons ATGACTTCCATGCCATCCGATTCGGAATCAAACGTTAGTGGATTTATAAGATACAGCGATAAAGATTTCAAACATCTTTATACATCTATGATAGAG AATATGGAGATTATCAACCAAGATCTTTTACAAATAGAAAAGAACATGAAGAGTATTGTACAGCAGTCTGGTCCATTAGAGAGCCAACTTTCAGTCCTACTACAATCCCTGCCAAAACAAAATCTCAACCTGCCTATGGAGActgaataa
- the LOC126770251 gene encoding uncharacterized protein LOC126770251, with the protein MATINTRPKSPTRTEAIAKALRPGPVYNTGVLLGNWVEDRIECPKRGTLYFPPAEKIDYEKLKPESRQPEFRINKLNSLQGNVRSIIKHDSHDSCGNFATTTDLVYNVLPKPLCGPIMRYYKRSAHQFYPQPDLTKCFGNVTEWGLKNSLEYEWACTDVSDYSSTLYEDTYFPPLPNQYLQSCERKARNSSFTKSFHYKMTKSKQ; encoded by the exons atggcTACTATTAATACAAGACCGAAGTCTCCGACTCGAACTGAAGCAATTGCTAAAGCGCTGCGACCAGGTCCAGTCTATAACACAGGAGTACTTTTAG gGAATTGGGTAGAAGATAGGATTGAATGCCCTAAAAGAGGTACACTGTATTTTCCACCTGCAGAAAAAATTGATTATGAAAAGTTGAAACCTGAATCCAGACAACCTGAGTTTCggattaacaaattaaatagtttacag GGGAATGTGCGTTCAATAATCAAGCATGATAGCCACGACTCATGCGGTAATTTTGCTACTACAACAGACTTAGTGTATAATGTTCTACCTAAGCCACTGTGTGGACCAATTATGCGCTATTACAAAAGAAGTGCCCACCAGTTTTATCCACAACCGGATCTCACAAAATGCTTC ggAAATGTAACAGAATGGGGCTTAAAAAATAGTTTGGAATATGAATGGGCATGCACTGATGTCTCTGATTATTCGTCAACTCTTTACGAAGATACATACTTTCCTCCTTTGCCTAATCAATACCTACAGAGCTGTGAAAGAAAAGCGCGAAATTC gagCTTCACAAAAAGTTTTCACTATAAGATGacaaaatcaaaacaatga
- the LOC126770179 gene encoding uncharacterized protein LOC126770179, which yields MEFPYIMEYALITIPAILCTLLLLKLLCNLRSTLPWRVNCWFCNRNFWVKYNDRNSWTCPKCDQYNGFTKDGDYNKVLSTSSEYVSKSPKFFQRSPPKNGLCKMCNINQQLKVTQLANFVPMNENRYDDEIDMYRTQLEKAYKLCSSCKKVLQMKLHKEKETLLGSKLLEKRTLEKSNVKELKQNVLIKNVINATSRLIAGILVILVVIECYENALKHRKLSNTVYNIKVIFDSFIERIISIVKMKTLLIFPSLENQFIDIMNVIDKDIFTSFNSGLNDLTQKSLGSFVCFIQIIGHFWNINKTKYSIIIDLLWSIFVVTSIGHVYITKDPVIMSLIKLSSTLAVLLVYRNLNNKTVKMITRKNITPKKLKNLANGSPKKFIDEEDNISLDTDDDVSLCKFGLNNFTESSNETTSPLNNSLINGRSFTPRNDIIWSKPKLNSTFCVNSVMSNSPNPLSDSVFIKPSFNKYQKNMKDDSDSDLDESISSLCISSPKKKSSKMNPVFALRKFTASPNFVAPTPLNRARPLISPSKLGHGTSWVAGGYWGAEGERQIFNVNGSRSSSQSSGFESQASSMNQRNLFSHPPSREESICGEPEKSTLLLDRFQNCNVNHFNTHPPPSFTPISTPVFPQLQYNSHVQIPQPRFAQQTFVSQNVFTQQHYVPNSMFKAPGGSRLIKLPQDNSFTSR from the exons ATGGAATTTCCTTATATAATGGAATACGCACTGATTACAATACCTGCAATATTGTGtacattattactattaaaacttCTTTGTAATTTGCG GTCAACGCTGCCTTGGAGAGTAAACTGTTGGTTCTGTAATAGAAACTTTTGGGTAAAGTACAACGACCGTAATAGTTGGACTTGTCCAAAATGCGATCAGTACAATGGTTTTACAAAG gacGGTGACTACAATAAAGTCTTAAGTACATCAAGTGAATATGTTTCTAAAAGCCCGAAATTTTTCCAAAGGAGCCCGCCTAAAAATGGCCTCTGtaaaatgtgtaatataaaCCAACAGCTCAAGGTGACACAACTTGCAAATTTTGTTCCTATGAATGAAAATAGATATGATGATGAAATTGATATGTACAG AACACAATTGGAAAAAGCTTACAAATTATGTAGCTCTTGCAAAAAAGTACTGCAAATGAAAttacataaagaaaaagaaacccTTTTGGGTTCTAAACTTTTAGAAAAAAGGACGTTAgaaaaaagtaatgttaaagAATTGAagcaaaatgtattaattaaaaatgtaatcaatgcAACATCTAGATTAATAGCAGGAATACTTGTAATTTTGGTAGTGATTGAATGCTACGAAAATGCTTTGAAACATAGGAAGTTATCGaatacagtatataatataaaagttatatttgacAGTTTCATAGAAAGAATTATTTCTATTGTTAAAATGAAGACATTACTCATATTCCCATCTTTAGAGAATCAATTTATTGACATAATGAATGTCATAGATAAAGACATATTTACAAGCTTTAACTCTGGACTAAATGATTTGACACAAAAATCTTTAGGGAGCTTTGTGTGTTTTATACAGATTATTGGACATTTTTGGAATATTAACAAGACAAAATATAGCATAATTATTGACCTTTTGTGGTCCATATTTGTAGTAACTTCCATAGGGcatgtatatataactaaagATCCAGTCATAATGAGCTtaataaaa TTATCAAGCACTCTGGCAGTGTTGCTTGTATATAGAAACTTAAACAATAAGACTGTTAAAATGATTACAAGAAAAAATATCACACCAAAGAAACTGAAGAATTTAGCAAATGGTTCTCCAAAAAAGTTTATTGATGAAGAAGATAATATTTCTTTGGATACTGACGATGATGTATCACTCTGTAAATTTGGTTTAAATAACTTCACAGAATCCTCTAATGAAACTACTAGTCCGTTAAACAACAGTCTGATCAATGGCAGGTCATTTACACCAAGAAATGACATAATTTGGAGCAAACctaaattaaattcaacattTTGTGTAAACTCTGTAATGTCAAACAGTCCAAACCCACTTTCAGATTCTGTTTTCATAAAACCGTcattcaataaatatcaaaagaaTATGAAAGATGATTCAGATTCCGATTTAGATGAAAGTATAAGTTCCTTGTGTATAAGTAGTCCTAAAAAGAAGAGTTCCAAAATGAATCCAGTGTTTGCCTTGCGTAAATTCACTGCATCACCTAATTTCGTAGCTCCTACTCCCTTAAACCGTGCTCGACCTCTAATATCCCCTAGTAAACTAGGCCACGGCACTTCCTGGGTCGCCGGTGGATATTGGGGAGCCGAAGGCGAGCGACAGATATTCAATGTTAATGGTAGTCGCTCGTCTAGTCAGAGTTCCGGGTTTGAGTCGCAAGCATCGAGCATGAATCAACGTAACCTCTTCTCCCATCCTCCATCACGCGAAGAATCGATTTGTGGGGAACCGGAAAAATCGACGTTACTTCTCGACCGTTTCCAGAATTGTAACGTGAATCATTTCAACACCCATCCACCCCCGAGTTTTACGCCAATAAGTACACCAGTATTTCCTCAATTGCAATATAATAGTCACGTTCAAATACCTCAACCAAGATTTGCTCAGCAGACTTTTGTATCGCAGAATGTCTTTACGCAGCAGCATTATGTACCAAACAGTATGTTTAAAGCCCCTGGTGGGTCTAGACTGATCAAATTGCCTCAAGACAATTCTTTCACGTCTCGTTAA
- the LOC126770381 gene encoding tetratricopeptide repeat protein 27-like: protein MHSNKDILFLCNFDIQFNDFDSILIKNLWSGHWVIEDSELFKQVISDGMDIDALEKHIKSGHYDNSTLEKILQMAISTFLTFCDQNWNPHPDEFNLEQYFGIDWPKDIDASTYLQRDSEPLYTNILYPELLYLSSNIFAALFSLDQSLLSLWWCFRSKVTHQRALEDTSATLYNEIELLIAKLYNESQALENNRLKILLYLEIAQAYLMYGRVQKVDEYLIKARELAGLKLELTGILGKRTKFQQDAKAQLALYSKLDEELERPSAEQSHGSSDLPPEIELQDDVRLNKIQFNENILQAELPSLEQTLCLLTVQYLQKSQPKDDLMTEELQPYIETVLSQKKGPWSTRVAALLIRCKLEANHKRTVERAMMQCETIVNDKSGVCNTSRLSYLWATGLAPAWNWKQQLADLYLSLGLVKAALEEYLKLQLWEDVIVCYTMLQLRHKAAEIIQQQIDIKPTVKLFCLLGDATDDVNYYAKAWEFSNFKSSRAQRHWGNYLFDHKKYDECIPHYEKSVEINSIQETIWLRLGFAALEMENWELSAKAYRRYTYLQPNTFEAWNNLAKVYVKQGDKNRAYRALMEALRFNYDNWKLWENVIIVSTDTGHFEDVLRGCHRILDIKGKFEDVEVLTLLAKAIVEDRKDADGNSAARLRKRTLELFGRITSIHQNKPEIWQLYADISPTYLLKGQRLLKAYKGFTQSGNWTNSPDTCMKVMKLTELLLEYSLKARKEAEDKDVLQANQQLSSARLTGQAVIRAAEKQDWSETPETQALLTVLKELFNNVTEYMKSIIRLKMATANEEEILEGFLCPICKADLKSPTQLTSHFESLHQEEQDVLKSLKDIFGKAKKIILNTDDTDLKETFDRALKLNSQDYYPFEEQTIGVSRSSTDYFRAVRSARLERYATETNKLLIRLDKLVCNMPSEPSQRKLHEQEVVPWLDGSSVKLCPNCAKAFNLTRRKHHCRLCGSILCHDCSVFLDLNIAKAIVDPSRPQTSQAEELNEKNGLRLCEHCYYLIELRKQVQENRNAKTVLMTAYEQMRSLMDQAKPAVAMYEKMCQSLFDGETTYNLSDVNAMRGRIGKLAEGIDLLSKQIAAFPVEPATRQAKLQTAIRQAASHYIKEDLLSLRKLPTEAQIDEVRRQRYERAQKQIQLERERTERERQRRGEEAETSGNRVEGPAHDDDNPLLEQMNIIRGYIKEARKELRFEEVAILETNLKELKKEYQFQMLSNKS from the exons atgcaTTCTAACaaagatatattgtttttatgcaACTTTGATATCCAATTTAATGATTTtg AttcaatactaataaaaaatctttggtCCGGACATTGGGTAATTGAAGATTCAGAATTATTCAAACAGGTCATTAGTGATGGGATGGATATAGATGCATtagaaaaacacattaaaaGTGGACATTATGATAATAGTACCttagaaaaaatattgcaaatggCTATTAgcacatttttaacattttgtgACCAAAACTGGAATCCACATCCTGATGAATTCAATTTAGAACAGTATTTTGGTATTGATTGGCCTAAGGATATTGATGCATCTACTTATTTACAGAGGGATTCAGAACCTTTGTATACTAATATCTTATATCCAGAGCTATTGTATCTTTCATCAAACATTTTTGCAGCACTTTTTTCGCTTGATCAGAGTCTG CTTAGTCTATGGTGGTGCTTCCGAAGCAAAGTTACTCACCAAAGAGCTCTAGAAGATACAAGTGCTACtctttataatgaaattgaacTATTAATAGCAAAGCTATACAATGAGTCACAGGCTTTGGAAAATAACAGACTAAAAATCCTTTTGTATTTGGAGATAGCACAAGCCTATTTAATGTATGGGAGAGTGCAAAAAGTAGACGAATATCTGATAAAAGCTAGAGAGCTGGCTGGTTTGAAATTGGAATTAACag GAATTTTGGGAAAGCGTACAAAATTTCAACAAGATGCTAAGGCACAACTTGCATTATACAGTAAATTAGATGAAGAATTGGAGCGCCCATCAGCGGAACAAAGTCATGGAAGTTCAGATCTGCCACCAGAAATTGAGCTGCAGGATGATGTCAGGCtaaacaaaattcaatttaatgaaaacatattGCAGGCTGAACTGCCCAGTTTGGAACAGACCCTTTGCCTATTGACTGT tcAGTATCTCCAAAAGTCTCAACCCAAGGATGATCTGATGACTGAAGAATTGCAACCATATATTGAAACAGTTCTGTCACAAAAGAAAGGACCCTGGTCTACACGAGTAGCCGCTCTGTTGATAAGATGTAAACTGGAGGCAAACCACAAGAGAACTGTTGAACGAGCCATGATGCAGTGTGAGACAATTGTCAATGATAAATCCGGTGTTTGTAACACCAGCAG GCTGTCTTACCTATGGGCGACAGGTCTAGCTCCAGCCTGGAACTGGAAGCAGCAGCTGGCAGACTTGTACTTAAGCTTGGGTCTCGTCAAGGCAGCCCTCGAGGAATATTTGAAGTTGCAGCTATGGGAGGATGTCATTGTGTGCTACACTATGTTACAATTAAGACATAAG gcaGCGGAAATAATACAGCAACAGATTGACATCAAACCAACGGTGAAATTGTTCTGCCTCCTTGGAGACGCTACAG ATGACGTAAACTACTACGCTAAGGCCTGGGAGTTTTCCAACTTCAAAAGCAGCAGAGCCCAAAGACATTGGGGTAACTACCTCTTCGATCACAAGAAGTATGATGAGTGTATACCGCATTATGAAAAATCGGTTGAAATTAATTCCATACAAGAGACTATATGGTTGAGGTTGGG tttcgcAGCTCTAGAGATGGAAAATTGGGAACTGTCAGCTAAAGCATATCGAAGGTATACATATTTGCAGCCAAATACGTTTGAAGCTTGGAATAATTTAGCGAAAGTGTACGTGAAACAGGGTGATAAGAATCGCGCGTACAGGGCGTTAATGGAAGCCTTGAGATTCAATTATGATAATTGGAAG ctctgggaaaatgtaataatagttAGCACTGACACGGGACATTTCGAGGATGTTTTACGAGGCTGTCATAGAATACTCGACATTAAAGGCAAATTCGAAGACGTAGAAGTACTTACATTGCTCGCAAAGGCAATTGTTGAAGACAGAAAGGATGCTGATGGAAACAGTGCTGCCAG GTTAAGAAAACGAACTCTCGAGTTGTTCGGACGAATAACATCGATACATCAAAATAAACCAGAAATATGGCAACTGTACGCTGACATAAGTCCGACGTATTTGCTGAAGGGACAGAGACTATTGAAAGCGTATAAAGGATTTACTCAG agTGGTAATTGGACTAATAGCCCCGATACATGTATGAAGGTAATGAAATTGACAGAACTCCTTCTAGAATACAGTTTAAAAGCAAGAAAGGAAGCTGAAGACAAGGACGTACTCCAAGCAAATCAACAGCTATCGTCAGCACGGTTAACTGGTCAGGCAGTAATAAGAGCCGCAGAAAAACAAGATTGGTCCGAAACTCCTGAAACTCAGGCTCTACTTACAGTGTTAAAGGAATTGTTTAATAATGTTACAGAATATATGAAAtctataat acgctTAAAAATGGCGACCGCCAACGAAGAAGAAATTTTAGAAGGCTTTCTTTGTCCAATTTGCAAAGCAGATTTGAAATCACCGACTCAACTTACGAGCCATTTCGAAAGCCTTCATCAGGAAGAACAAGATGTATTAAAGTCGCTAAAGGATATATTTGGTAAAGCAAAGAAAATTATACTTAACACAGACGATACGGATTTAAAAGAAACATTCGACCGCGCATTAAAGCTGAATTCTCAAGACTATTATCCGTTTGAAGAGCAAACAATAGGTGTGTCTAGAAGCTCTACTGATTATTTTAGAGCTGTGCGGTCAGCAAGATTAGAGAGATATGCTACAGAAactaataagttattaataagaCTGGATAAGTTAGTATGTAACATGCCTAGTGAGCCGAGCCAACGAAAACTGCATGAACAGGAA GTTGTTCCATGGTTAGATGGTTCATCGGTAAAGCTTTGCCCGAACTGTGCTAaagcatttaatttaacaagaaGAAAACACCATTGCAGATTATGTGGGTCTATTTTATGTCATGATTGCTCCGTGTTCTTGGACTTGAACATAGCAA aaGCAATTGTTGATCCATCCAGACCGCAGACATCTCAAGCTGAGGAATTAAATGAGAAGAATGGTCTGCGTCTTTGTGAACACTGTTATTATCTAATTGAGTTACGTAAGCAAGTGCAAGAGAACAGAAATGCTAAAACTGTTCTGATGACTGCCTACGAACAGATGAGGAGTTTGATGGATCAGGCTAAGCCAGCAGTTGCCATGTATGAAAAG ATGTGTCAAAGTCTATTTGACGGAGAAACAACATACAACCTCTCAGACGTGAATGCAATGCGTGGACGCATTGGAAAACTCGCGGAAGGTATTGATTTACTCAGCAAACAGATAGCAGCCTTCCCCGTGGAACCAGCAACGAGACAGGCAAAATTACAGACTGCTATTAGGCAGGCAGCCTCGCATTATATAAag gAAGATCTCTTATCACTCCGTAAGTTACCAACCGAGGCACAGATAGATGAGGTGCGTAGGCAAAGGTACGAACGCGCGCAGAAACAGATACAACTGGAAAGAGAGAGAACGGAGAGAGAGAGACAGAGACGGGGCGAAGAGGCGGAGACTAGTGGAAATCGAGTGGAAGGCCCCGCCCACGACGACGACAACCCTCTTTTGgaacaaatgaatattatacGAGGCTACATAAAAGAAGCTAGAAAAGAATTGAGATTTGAAGAG gtGGCGATATTAGAAACGAATCTTAAGGAATTAAAGAAGGAATACCAGTTTCAAATGCTCTCAAACAAGTCCTAG
- the LOC126770382 gene encoding dynein axonemal intermediate chain 4: protein MSQESSTNTSASANTEPSKASVSDTTSKGSKATVNFMEKREMYRIVECDIDCTPDNIVDADYVTMEETFSHAAFESKPRARSEVFKEAKTKSKSAADMGMKVYATTISLDDIHIDHTSNTEEGFTSDQQDLEKAPSAFYLPKTKPIMSYPPEVLIVLKETETCFLFDMPSYSYDKGTPEGNTVEEENEFYQYITVGKGKNRKMVTEETQTKECVTQSRHTLATRPPKKNAIAFASLWDMHDTYARLARVRAEEKPDEMVMYQSAAPALLRKKKVKLDSLIEKNEKSMEQILNTPQFLDAVLLTERVLATLEYSDAQKKFRGLIRLDPLSPDLVYVYTMKPLWTLECEESQKRPITSISFNPKNNNILAVAHGKFTYAEHYNGLLCIWCTKNPCKPERIYNFQDPLTSVAFSEKNPNWLACGFSNGDVLILDITSYSIKTIAKSKRDTNPCFEPIWTASWRSIDKDNQYVITTCQDGRINKFTSTKTHDFICTPLMRISTVEGKMKGLEAPRQCIKEDVPITRYPAALCMKWHPKIEHVYLVGTDEGCIHKCSTHYLNQHMDVFRAHAGPVYSIQFSPFMQTLLASCGADSAIRLWIEGIDGVILTMMCPAAVYDIAFCPVNSTILISASGNVLSIWDLRRKTHMPCAEYIFPGQIVLTYIKFSPSGDNVFVGDTVGRVHTFHLEDTPIPPFYQTKLLDETIKRAICTRPQLLRQLEKLEKFQEKFGK, encoded by the coding sequence atgtctcaAGAATCTTCAACAAATACAAGCGCCAGTGCTAACACAGAACCTTCCAAAGCAAGCGTTTCTGATACAACATCTAAAGGCAGTAAGGCAACGGTAAATTTTATGGAAAAACGAGAAATGTACAGGATAGTAGAATGTGATATTGATTGTACTCCTGATAATATAGTTGATGCTGATTATGTTACGATGGAGGAAACATTCTCACATGCTGCCTTTGAAAGCAAACCGAGGGCTCGTAGCGAAGTTTTCAAAGAAGCTAAAACGAAATCAAAATCTGCCGCCGATATGGGTATGAAAGTTTACGCTACTACGATCTCCCTTGACGACATTCATATCGATCACACATCAAACACGGAAGAAGGGTTTACATCCGATCAACAAGATTTAGAAAAAGCTCCATCGGCTTTCTATTTACCTAAAACTAAACCTATCATGTCGTATCCCCCAGAAGTCTTAATTGTGTTGAAAGAAACCGAAACATGTTTTCTTTTCGATATGCCGAGTTATTCTTATGATAAAGGTACTCCAGAGGGTAATACAGTAGAAGAGGAAAATGAATTTTACCAATATATAACGGTAGGAAAAGGCAAGAACCGAAAAATGGTAACAGAAGAGACACAGACAAAGGAATGCGTTACGCAATCTAGACACACGTTAGCCACACGACCACCGAAGAAAAATGCTATAGCATTCGCATCTTTGTGGGACATGCACGATACTTATGCCCGCCTCGCGCGAGTGAGAGCAGAAGAGAAGCCTGATGAAATGGTCATGTATCAATCAGCTGCACCTGCGCTACTTCGTAAAAAGAAAGTTAAATTAGATTCATTAATCGAAAAGAATGAGAAATCGAtggaacaaatattaaatacccCACAGTTTTTGGACGCAGTTCTTTTAACGGAACGAGTTCTTGCCACATTAGAATATTCGGATGCACAAAAAAAGTTTCGTGGTCTTATCAGATTAGATCCACTTTCCCCCGATTTAGTTTACGTTTACACAATGAAACCATTATGGACGCTCGAATGCGAAGAGTCTCAAAAAAGACCAATTACAAGTATTTCATTCAatcctaaaaataataacattttagcaGTTGCACACGGAAAGTTTACTTATGCTGAACATTACAATGGATTACTATGTATTTGGTGCACAAAAAATCCCTGTAAGCCTGAGAGAATATATAACTTTCAAGATCCTTTAACCTCAGTAGCTTTTTCGGAAAAAAACCCCAACTGGCTGGCGTGTGGGTTTTCGAATGGcgatgttttaattttagacaTCACATCTTATTCCATCAAAACAATTGCTAAGAGCAAACGAGATACTAATCCTTGCTTTGAGCCAATATGGACGGCAAGTTGGCGTTCAATCGATAAGGACAACCAGTATGTTATAACGACTTGTCAAGATGGTAGGATTAACAAATTCACAAGCACAAAGACCCACGATTTTATATGTACACCATTAATGCGTATATCAACGGTTGAAGGTAAGATGAAAGGACTGGAAGCGCCGAGGCAGTGTATTAAAGAAGACGTTCCAATCACAAGATATCCAGCAGCACTATGCATGAAGTGGCATCCAAAAATAGAACACGTCTATCTAGTTGGTACTGACGAAGGTTGTATACATAAATGTTCAACGCACTATTTAAACCAACACATGGACGTGTTCCGAGCTCACGCTGGACCTGTTTACAGCATACAATTTTCTCCTTTCATGCAGACACTCTTAGCGTCTTGTGGTGCTGACAGTGCGATTAGACTTTGGATAGAGGGGATTGACGGCGTTATACTGACAATGATGTGTCCTGCAGCGGTTTATGATATCGCATTTTGTCCAGTCAATTCTACTATCCTAATATCTGCTAGTGGCAACGTTCTCTCCATATGGGATCTCCGTAGGAAAACGCACATGCCATGTGCTGAATATATTTTTCCCGGGCAAATCGTTTTAACATATATCAAATTTTCTCCGTCCGGTGATAATGTATTTGTTGGCGATACAGTGGGACGTGTGCACACTTTCCACTTGGAAGATACGCCGATACCGCCTTTCTACCAGACAAAGTTGTTAGACGAAACAATTAAACGAGCTATATGTACTCGTCCACAATTGTTGCGACAGTTAGAAAAATTGGAAAAGTTTCAGGAAaaatttggtaaataa